The following coding sequences are from one Caldilineales bacterium window:
- a CDS encoding M20/M25/M40 family metallo-hydrolase has product MHSASAFLAAHRDRFLAELIASCRIPSVSGQAEGLEAMKEWIDERLLRLGGRVETWPVAGGPPIVWAEVGEGEQSLLSYSHYDVQPADPLDLWLSPPFEPDLRQGKIFARGVCDDKGDFMARIHAIEVYRGVYGELPFRFKFFIEGEEETGSPHLTPVAAAHADDLRSDACLWESGEFDSQDRYRVYLGVKGIQYVELRLRGAKTDLHSAYATIVPNPAWRLVQALNTLKTPDDRITLDGFMEHVRPLTELEEAYLDRIPFDGDGLKSTWGVPAFIGDADDRAALRRFLYAPTCTICGLLSGFIGEGSKTVLPATALAKLDFRLVPDLTPTLLLELLRGHLDRRGYTDIEIVPLSATDVARSNPAAAIVGAVAAAARQVYGHEPVIYPSHGGSGPMYPLTQGLGVDAVTVGVGYSGANIHAPNENIRLDDYFQHILFLVELFRRFATA; this is encoded by the coding sequence ATGCACTCAGCCTCAGCGTTTCTAGCTGCCCATCGCGACCGTTTTCTGGCCGAATTGATTGCTTCCTGTCGTATTCCCTCGGTGTCGGGCCAGGCCGAGGGCCTGGAAGCGATGAAGGAGTGGATCGACGAACGCCTGTTGCGGTTGGGCGGTCGCGTCGAGACCTGGCCGGTGGCCGGCGGCCCGCCCATCGTCTGGGCCGAGGTGGGGGAGGGGGAGCAGAGTCTTCTTTCGTATAGCCATTATGATGTGCAGCCGGCCGACCCGCTCGACCTCTGGCTCAGCCCGCCCTTCGAGCCAGACCTGCGCCAGGGCAAAATCTTCGCCCGTGGGGTTTGCGATGACAAGGGCGATTTCATGGCCCGCATCCACGCCATCGAGGTCTACCGCGGCGTCTACGGCGAGCTGCCCTTTCGCTTCAAGTTCTTCATCGAGGGCGAGGAGGAGACCGGCAGCCCGCATCTCACGCCCGTGGCCGCGGCCCACGCCGATGATCTGCGCTCCGATGCCTGCCTTTGGGAATCGGGCGAGTTCGACAGCCAGGATCGCTACCGCGTCTACCTGGGCGTCAAAGGCATCCAATACGTAGAATTGCGGCTGCGCGGGGCCAAGACCGACCTCCATTCGGCCTACGCCACCATCGTCCCCAACCCGGCATGGCGGTTGGTGCAGGCCCTGAACACTCTGAAAACGCCCGATGACCGCATCACCCTCGATGGCTTCATGGAGCATGTCCGCCCGCTGACCGAGCTGGAAGAAGCCTATCTCGACCGCATCCCCTTCGACGGCGATGGCCTCAAATCGACCTGGGGCGTCCCGGCCTTCATCGGCGACGCCGACGACCGCGCCGCGCTCCGCCGTTTCCTCTACGCCCCCACCTGCACCATCTGCGGGCTGCTTTCCGGCTTCATCGGCGAAGGCTCGAAGACCGTGCTGCCCGCGACCGCCCTGGCCAAGCTCGATTTTCGCCTTGTCCCCGACTTGACCCCCACCCTGCTGCTCGAGCTGCTGCGGGGCCATCTCGACCGCCGCGGCTACACCGACATCGAGATCGTCCCCCTCAGCGCCACCGACGTCGCTCGCTCCAACCCGGCCGCCGCCATCGTCGGCGCCGTTGCGGCTGCGGCCCGCCAGGTCTACGGCCACGAGCCGGTGATCTACCCCTCACACGGCGGCAGCGGCCCCATGTATCCACTCACGCAGGGCCTGGGGGTGGACGCCGTGACGGTGGGTGTGGGCTACAGCGGGGCCAACATCCATGCCCCCAACGAAAACATCCGCCTGGACGACTACTTCCAGCACATCCTCTTCCTGGTCGAGCTATTCCGCCGCTTCGCCACGGCCTGA
- a CDS encoding trypsin-like serine protease, with translation MRFRIVFVTMAILMALSIGGSAAAQEASPTGPTAAAAPCLVGDPFDLAELADVIARTAPPSIPVVINQHLTVEFVRSGQMSNADETYGRGQAQGGPVQPTEPPFPGARIDAVPWRIFNTRTGFEFRVRMSDTMLRTIHNCHEQTGRTEAGGPADFGLIEGRTLVHLPALRRDARQLFGGQVGPMASEGWSDGSDTRILRTPTTLWPWRAITQSSSWPDGEQSRCTMTLIGPRHLITAAHCLVNFGTNDWKTRKLTPARDGVGVAPYGFSQMTTSPPAGTEAWYLVPDPWLDPATPDDSNKYQWDIGLVLMVDRLGEKTGWMGYGAYPAGDLNQRNHLNRGYPGCQSDYSEKPAGCQMARLYGDANYCAIGYYHNQGSNGWNREFAFSCDISRGHSGSAIYHYRYSQSKGTYVPVVTAVVSWHECLTCTAADDFPNHARRITPWVLSSISWLKEQFP, from the coding sequence ATGAGATTCCGAATCGTTTTTGTGACGATGGCCATCCTGATGGCCTTGAGCATCGGCGGCAGCGCCGCCGCCCAGGAAGCAAGCCCCACCGGCCCGACCGCTGCCGCTGCTCCCTGTCTGGTGGGCGATCCCTTCGACCTGGCCGAGTTGGCCGATGTCATCGCCCGCACGGCGCCGCCCTCCATCCCGGTGGTCATCAACCAGCACCTGACCGTGGAGTTCGTGCGCTCGGGCCAGATGAGCAATGCCGACGAGACTTACGGGCGCGGCCAGGCCCAGGGCGGGCCTGTCCAACCCACCGAGCCCCCCTTCCCTGGCGCCCGCATCGACGCCGTCCCCTGGCGCATCTTCAACACCCGCACCGGTTTCGAGTTTCGTGTGCGCATGTCCGATACGATGCTGCGCACCATCCACAACTGCCACGAGCAAACCGGGCGCACCGAAGCCGGAGGGCCGGCCGATTTCGGCCTCATCGAGGGGCGCACCCTGGTGCACCTGCCGGCGCTGCGGCGTGACGCCCGCCAACTGTTTGGCGGTCAGGTCGGGCCGATGGCCAGCGAGGGATGGAGCGATGGCAGCGACACCCGCATCCTGCGCACCCCCACCACCCTCTGGCCCTGGCGCGCCATCACCCAGTCCAGCTCCTGGCCCGACGGCGAGCAGTCGCGCTGCACGATGACGCTCATCGGCCCCCGCCACCTCATCACCGCCGCCCACTGCCTGGTCAACTTCGGCACCAATGACTGGAAGACCCGCAAGCTCACCCCGGCGCGCGATGGCGTGGGCGTGGCGCCCTATGGCTTCTCACAGATGACAACCTCGCCCCCCGCCGGAACCGAGGCCTGGTACCTGGTGCCCGATCCCTGGCTGGATCCGGCCACCCCCGATGACAGCAACAAATATCAGTGGGACATCGGCCTGGTGCTGATGGTCGACCGCCTGGGCGAAAAAACCGGATGGATGGGCTACGGCGCCTATCCTGCCGGCGACCTCAACCAGCGCAACCATCTCAACCGCGGCTATCCTGGCTGCCAATCCGACTACAGCGAGAAACCGGCCGGCTGCCAGATGGCGCGGCTCTATGGCGACGCCAACTACTGCGCCATCGGCTACTACCATAACCAGGGCTCGAATGGCTGGAATCGCGAGTTCGCCTTCTCGTGCGACATCAGCCGCGGCCACAGCGGCAGCGCCATCTACCACTATCGCTACAGCCAGAGCAAGGGAACCTATGTGCCGGTCGTCACCGCCGTCGTCAGTTGGCACGAATGCCTCACCTGCACGGCCGCGGATGATTTCCCCAACCATGCCCGCCGCATCACCCCCTGGGTGCTCAGCAGCATCAGCTGGCTCAAAGAACAGTTCCCCTGA
- a CDS encoding diacylglycerol kinase family lipid kinase has translation MSPITVIVNPFANRGDSRHHIDAGLRALASSGLETQIELTEYRGHGIQLAEQAARAGATMVVAAGGDGTVHEVANGILRAAEGQPGVAPATLGILPVGSGNDFAWGLGLDRGLDDAMNKLRRGQARVIDVAYVECDNEAPQYCVNILGGGFDSRVNIEAHKIKRLRGFAIYLVAVLKTLAIYYRTPPVAIRFDDKTYEFEMLMTLVANGPRLGGGFLAAPEASHEDGLLDVCMVYKTTRLDMLRMIPKFMQGKHLTHPKVVMARTARLEIESPIGFPSQADGEIIGNDVHHLKIELIPQRLRVIV, from the coding sequence ATGTCACCCATCACCGTCATCGTCAATCCTTTCGCCAATCGCGGCGATAGCAGACACCACATCGACGCCGGTTTGCGGGCGTTGGCAAGCAGCGGGCTGGAAACGCAGATCGAGTTGACCGAATATCGCGGGCACGGCATCCAATTGGCCGAACAGGCCGCCAGGGCAGGGGCGACGATGGTGGTGGCGGCGGGCGGCGATGGCACCGTCCACGAGGTGGCGAACGGCATCCTGCGGGCGGCCGAAGGGCAGCCGGGTGTGGCCCCCGCCACCCTGGGCATCCTGCCGGTGGGCAGCGGCAACGACTTCGCCTGGGGGTTGGGGTTGGATCGGGGTCTGGATGACGCCATGAACAAGCTCCGGCGCGGCCAGGCGCGGGTGATCGATGTCGCTTATGTCGAGTGCGACAACGAGGCGCCGCAATACTGCGTCAACATCCTCGGCGGGGGCTTCGATTCCCGCGTCAACATCGAGGCCCACAAGATCAAACGGCTGCGCGGCTTCGCCATCTATCTCGTGGCCGTGCTCAAGACCCTGGCCATCTACTACCGCACCCCACCGGTCGCCATCCGCTTCGATGACAAGACCTACGAGTTCGAGATGTTGATGACGCTGGTGGCCAACGGCCCCCGGCTGGGCGGCGGCTTCCTGGCTGCGCCCGAGGCCAGCCACGAGGATGGGCTGTTGGATGTGTGCATGGTCTACAAAACCACCCGCCTCGATATGCTGCGCATGATCCCCAAGTTTATGCAGGGCAAGCACCTCACCCACCCCAAGGTGGTGATGGCCCGCACGGCCCGACTGGAGATCGAAAGTCCAATCGGTTTCCCCTCGCAGGCCGATGGCGAGATCATCGGCAACGACGTCCACCACCTCAAGATCGAACTGATCCCGCAGCGGCTGCGCGTGATCGTTTGA
- a CDS encoding anaerobic sulfatase maturase translates to MMPLIPPGLPPGPPPAFHLLAKPAGATCNLDCAYCFFLSKELLYPGSRFRMADELLEAYIRQLIEAHQTPVATIAWQGGEPTLMGLDFFRRSLAYADKHRRPGMQIQYTIQTNGTLIDDEWAAFFKENEFLVGISIDGPEAMHDAYRVDKGGQPTFARVMRGLGYLQKHGVEFNTLTTLHRANADHPLAVYRFLRDECGSRFHQYIPIIERREEGRGETAGQTWASWRDRPLYTQQGAAVTGRSLTAEQYGRFLIGVFEEWVRRDVGQVFVQMFDVALANWYGEPPALCIHSPTCGLALALEHNGDLYSCDHFVEPDYRLGNILATPLIELVASPRQQQFGQDKADALPAYCRACDVRFACHGGCPKDRFLAAPDGEPGLNYLCAGYKAFFHHIDRPLRTMCQLLRQHRAPAEIMQVYAQADARLQAALAVAGRNDPCPCGSGRKFKHCHGQANRL, encoded by the coding sequence ATGATGCCACTCATTCCGCCCGGCCTTCCACCCGGCCCTCCGCCCGCTTTCCATCTGCTGGCCAAGCCGGCCGGCGCCACCTGCAACCTGGACTGCGCCTATTGCTTCTTCCTCTCGAAGGAGCTGCTCTATCCCGGCAGCCGCTTCCGCATGGCCGATGAGCTGCTGGAAGCCTACATTCGGCAACTGATCGAGGCCCACCAGACGCCAGTGGCGACTATCGCCTGGCAGGGCGGCGAACCGACGCTGATGGGGCTGGACTTCTTCCGGCGCTCGCTGGCCTATGCCGACAAGCATCGCCGACCGGGGATGCAAATCCAGTACACGATCCAGACCAACGGCACGCTGATCGACGACGAATGGGCGGCTTTCTTCAAGGAAAACGAGTTTCTGGTCGGGATCAGCATCGACGGGCCGGAGGCGATGCACGACGCTTACCGGGTGGACAAGGGCGGGCAGCCGACCTTTGCCAGGGTGATGCGGGGGCTGGGCTATTTGCAGAAGCACGGGGTCGAGTTCAACACCCTCACCACCCTGCACCGGGCCAACGCCGACCATCCGCTGGCGGTCTACCGCTTCCTGCGCGACGAGTGCGGCTCCCGTTTCCACCAGTACATCCCGATCATCGAGCGACGGGAAGAAGGCAGGGGCGAGACGGCCGGGCAGACATGGGCCTCGTGGCGCGACCGGCCGCTCTACACCCAGCAGGGCGCCGCCGTGACCGGGCGTTCGCTGACGGCCGAGCAATACGGGCGCTTTCTGATCGGGGTGTTCGAAGAATGGGTGCGGCGTGACGTGGGCCAGGTGTTCGTGCAGATGTTCGATGTGGCGCTGGCGAACTGGTATGGCGAACCGCCCGCTTTGTGCATCCACTCCCCCACCTGCGGGCTGGCCCTGGCGCTGGAGCATAACGGCGACCTTTACTCGTGCGACCATTTCGTGGAGCCGGACTACCGCCTGGGCAACATCCTGGCAACGCCGCTGATCGAGCTGGTGGCCTCGCCCCGGCAGCAGCAGTTCGGCCAGGACAAGGCCGACGCCCTCCCCGCCTATTGTCGCGCCTGCGATGTCCGCTTCGCCTGTCACGGCGGCTGCCCCAAAGATCGCTTCCTCGCCGCGCCCGATGGCGAACCGGGGCTGAACTATCTGTGCGCGGGCTACAAGGCCTTCTTCCACCACATCGACCGGCCGCTGCGGACGATGTGCCAGTTGCTGCGCCAGCACCGCGCCCCGGCCGAGATTATGCAGGTCTACGCCCAGGCCGACGCCCGCCTGCAGGCGGCGCTGGCCGTGGCAGGACGAAACGATCCCTGTCCGTGTGGCAGCGGACGCAAGTTCAAGCATTGCCACGGCCAGGCGAACAGGCTCTGA
- the ftsH gene encoding ATP-dependent zinc metalloprotease FtsH, which yields MGPSSLRNGLIYLIVLAAIGVFLLTSISRNNQSVQRLEVADLNQVAEQIKENKIEGVIVRGDELELTYRNDERLGQSRKEEGISLTDTLRWLGVSSEQAQAIDISFSQPSRWANWGVLLGTLLPILLIGAFFFFVMRQAQGAGSQAFSFGKSRARMFTSDKPTVTFEDVAGAEEAKLELAEVVEFLKEPQKFASLGARIPKGVLMVGHPGTGKTLMAKAVAGEAGVPFFSISGSEFVEMFVGVGASRVRDLFEQAKKNSPCIIFIDEIDAVGRHRGAGLGGSHDEREQTLNQILVEMDGFDTDSGIIIIAATNRPDILDPALLRPGRFDRQVVMDRPDVKGREAIFRVHTRGKPLAGDVDVTTLAKLTPGYVGADIENVVNEAAILAARRNRRVIGMDEMQEAIERVRMGPERRSRLMTPEEKKTVSYHEAGHAVVGHYLAHTDPIQKVTIVPRGMAGGYVMPLPDENAIETRSRFRDMLAFFLGGRSAEEIFLGRITTGASNDLEQVTGLARMMVTSLGMSETLGPLTFGQREELIFLGREISEQRNYSEEVARKIDHEVRRLIHDAHQRARQILTDHRDKVEALAQRLLEVETVNADEFAVMMATP from the coding sequence ATGGGTCCCTCCTCCCTCCGCAACGGCCTCATCTACCTCATCGTCCTCGCCGCCATCGGCGTCTTCCTGCTTACTTCGATCTCGCGCAACAACCAGAGCGTCCAGCGCCTCGAAGTCGCCGACCTCAACCAGGTCGCCGAACAGATCAAGGAGAACAAGATCGAGGGCGTGATCGTGCGTGGGGACGAGTTGGAACTCACCTATCGCAACGACGAGCGCCTGGGCCAGAGCCGCAAAGAAGAAGGCATCAGCCTCACCGACACCTTGCGCTGGCTGGGCGTCAGCAGCGAGCAGGCTCAGGCCATCGACATCAGCTTCAGCCAGCCCAGCCGCTGGGCCAATTGGGGCGTTTTGCTGGGCACCCTCCTGCCCATCTTGCTCATCGGCGCCTTTTTCTTCTTCGTCATGCGCCAGGCCCAGGGCGCCGGCAGCCAGGCCTTCAGCTTCGGCAAGAGCCGCGCCCGCATGTTCACCAGCGATAAGCCCACCGTCACCTTCGAGGATGTGGCCGGGGCCGAAGAAGCCAAGCTGGAGCTGGCCGAGGTGGTGGAATTCCTGAAAGAGCCGCAGAAGTTCGCCTCCTTGGGCGCCCGCATCCCCAAGGGTGTGCTGATGGTGGGGCACCCCGGCACCGGCAAGACGTTGATGGCCAAGGCCGTAGCCGGTGAAGCCGGCGTACCCTTCTTCTCCATTTCCGGCTCCGAGTTCGTGGAGATGTTCGTGGGTGTGGGCGCCAGCCGCGTGCGCGACCTTTTCGAGCAGGCCAAGAAGAACAGCCCCTGCATCATCTTCATCGATGAGATCGACGCCGTGGGCCGGCACCGCGGGGCGGGTTTGGGCGGCAGCCATGACGAGCGCGAGCAAACGCTGAATCAGATCCTGGTGGAGATGGATGGCTTCGACACCGATTCCGGCATCATCATCATCGCCGCCACCAACCGCCCGGACATCCTCGACCCCGCCCTGCTCCGCCCCGGCCGCTTCGACCGCCAGGTGGTGATGGATCGGCCCGATGTCAAAGGCCGCGAGGCGATCTTCCGCGTGCACACGCGCGGCAAGCCGCTGGCGGGGGATGTCGATGTCACCACCCTGGCCAAGCTGACGCCCGGCTATGTGGGCGCCGATATCGAAAACGTCGTCAACGAGGCGGCCATCTTGGCGGCGCGGCGCAACCGCCGCGTCATCGGCATGGACGAGATGCAGGAAGCGATCGAGCGCGTGCGCATGGGGCCAGAACGCCGCAGCCGATTGATGACGCCGGAGGAAAAGAAGACGGTCAGCTATCACGAGGCCGGGCACGCGGTGGTCGGGCACTATCTGGCCCACACCGACCCCATCCAGAAGGTGACGATCGTGCCCCGCGGCATGGCCGGCGGCTATGTGATGCCCCTGCCCGACGAAAACGCCATCGAGACCCGCAGTCGCTTCCGCGACATGCTGGCCTTCTTCCTGGGCGGGCGCTCGGCCGAGGAGATCTTCCTGGGCAGGATTACCACCGGCGCCTCCAACGACCTGGAGCAGGTGACAGGGCTGGCGCGGATGATGGTCACCAGCCTGGGGATGAGCGAGACGCTCGGCCCGCTCACCTTCGGCCAGCGCGAGGAATTGATCTTCCTGGGCCGTGAGATCAGCGAGCAGCGCAACTACAGCGAGGAAGTGGCCCGCAAGATCGACCACGAGGTGCGCCGGCTGATCCACGACGCCCACCAGCGCGCCCGCCAGATTCTGACCGACCATCGCGACAAGGTGGAGGCGCTGGCGCAGCGGCTGCTGGAAGTCGAGACGGTGAACGCCGATGAATTTGCCGTGATGATGGCGACGCCTTGA
- a CDS encoding peptidoglycan DD-metalloendopeptidase family protein — MDFRANTGTDVRVIASGEVVKIIENRPDDIFQNNFGNFVMIRHDKTHYDRTVGQMAYVYSIYAHLQYDSVYVNVNDMVSAGSVIARSNNSGNSSAPHLHIQINLSTDQTRTDPEDYAWSNNSSRNPELWLSMFDYGGVTTAKAVGKLTDVSGNPVAGKLIWGMEKPLAAEGDAGNNFLTARTYAYTWANPDDIYGENFGTTDVLSGTYHLYAHNPDNTLYKDLGNYTFTAGKTTYIGLYPSYLPDVRQGVGGWEAKIAIQNPSSDRTAQVVTTFFEWSAGLVRAQRTDFLAPRQTLLVTPPGAFLGSALAVGSEPLAVVVESTHTGNTVAAAYTGVKTPETSAYLPMVYNTASNRSVFIAHNVGVAPNGMTAAATYYSTTGVSYGSIPSSVALHANWQDAVPPSGLSDGAAVLTAPEPAAASSRVEWYTNGLRTRASHYTGATTGRAKLYAPSIYRTKFADASWNIISGVRLQNLTANAITVSLSFAPRSDAPPNCQGNFLSFQDSIPSYSSHGYNTRDGGYRNGVFDANLFTPLGNNNCTEWSGTLTATVGNGAKSVAGVVNTVWVGGNRAGTYALLGPEDAAANLALARQMYTTGVSRSAINVMNVSGSSVTMEVRYYNSNGGLAYGPVTATLQPNQAVGYNTDTLSGFPTPFDGSAIVSTTNGAQALIAIGNLIYTTLAPGGDRAAVYEGVGF, encoded by the coding sequence ATTGATTTTAGGGCAAATACAGGCACCGATGTTCGCGTCATTGCCTCTGGCGAAGTTGTGAAAATAATAGAGAATAGACCAGATGATATTTTTCAAAATAATTTCGGCAATTTCGTTATGATTCGCCATGACAAAACGCACTACGATCGCACCGTTGGACAAATGGCATATGTCTATTCCATCTACGCACATCTGCAGTACGATAGCGTCTATGTAAATGTTAACGACATGGTTAGCGCCGGGTCGGTCATTGCCCGTTCGAACAATTCAGGCAACAGCAGCGCTCCCCATCTTCACATCCAGATCAACCTATCCACTGATCAGACCCGCACCGATCCAGAAGACTATGCTTGGTCGAACAATAGCTCTCGCAATCCGGAACTATGGCTGTCCATGTTCGACTACGGCGGCGTGACGACCGCAAAGGCGGTCGGCAAACTCACCGATGTCAGTGGAAATCCGGTGGCAGGCAAGTTGATTTGGGGCATGGAAAAACCCTTGGCTGCAGAAGGAGATGCCGGGAACAACTTCCTGACCGCCCGCACCTATGCCTACACATGGGCCAATCCTGATGACATCTACGGCGAGAACTTCGGCACCACCGATGTGCTGTCGGGGACTTACCACCTCTATGCTCACAATCCTGACAATACTTTGTACAAGGATCTGGGCAACTACACCTTCACCGCCGGCAAGACCACCTATATTGGCCTTTATCCCTCCTATCTGCCCGATGTGAGGCAGGGGGTGGGTGGATGGGAGGCCAAGATTGCCATCCAGAACCCCAGCAGCGACCGCACCGCCCAAGTCGTCACCACCTTCTTCGAATGGTCCGCCGGCCTGGTGCGTGCGCAGCGCACTGATTTTCTCGCCCCGCGCCAAACCCTGTTGGTGACGCCGCCAGGAGCATTCCTTGGTTCGGCGCTGGCCGTGGGCAGCGAGCCGCTGGCAGTGGTGGTCGAAAGCACTCATACCGGCAACACCGTGGCTGCCGCCTACACCGGCGTGAAGACGCCGGAGACGAGCGCCTACCTGCCGATGGTCTACAACACGGCCAGTAACCGCTCGGTATTCATCGCCCATAACGTTGGCGTCGCGCCCAATGGCATGACGGCCGCGGCCACCTACTACAGCACAACCGGCGTCAGCTATGGGTCTATTCCTTCCTCTGTCGCGCTCCATGCCAACTGGCAGGATGCGGTTCCGCCCAGCGGCCTGAGCGATGGCGCCGCGGTGCTGACCGCGCCAGAGCCGGCGGCTGCGTCTAGCCGGGTGGAGTGGTACACAAATGGCCTGCGCACGCGCGCCAGTCACTACACGGGGGCGACCACCGGCAGGGCGAAACTCTATGCCCCATCCATTTATCGCACCAAGTTTGCCGATGCCTCTTGGAACATCATCTCCGGTGTGCGCCTGCAGAACCTGACGGCGAACGCCATCACCGTCAGCCTCAGCTTCGCCCCGCGTTCCGACGCCCCGCCCAATTGTCAGGGCAACTTCTTGTCCTTCCAGGACAGCATTCCGAGCTACAGTTCACATGGCTACAACACGCGCGACGGCGGTTACCGCAATGGCGTCTTCGACGCTAACCTTTTCACACCGTTGGGAAACAACAACTGCACCGAATGGAGCGGCACATTGACAGCGACGGTCGGGAATGGCGCTAAGTCTGTAGCCGGCGTCGTCAATACAGTGTGGGTGGGAGGCAATCGCGCCGGTACGTATGCCCTGTTAGGCCCAGAAGATGCGGCGGCCAACCTCGCCCTGGCGCGGCAAATGTACACCACCGGCGTCAGCCGTTCGGCCATCAATGTCATGAACGTTTCTGGGAGCAGTGTGACGATGGAGGTGAGATACTACAATTCGAACGGTGGGTTGGCTTACGGCCCTGTCACCGCCACCCTCCAGCCGAACCAGGCCGTCGGCTACAACACCGACACGCTCTCTGGCTTTCCCACACCCTTCGATGGCAGCGCCATCGTCTCGACCACAAACGGCGCGCAGGCGCTGATCGCTATCGGCAATCTCATCTACACGACCTTGGCGCCTGGCGGCGACCGGGCGGCTGTATATGAAGGGGTCGGGTTCTAA
- a CDS encoding AbrB/MazE/SpoVT family DNA-binding domain-containing protein: MEATIQVRQRGTMTLPVELRAKYSIQPGDSFRLLDLDGILVLTPMSPMVPELAREIERARLEAGLSVEELLVGLREQRERYYVEA; the protein is encoded by the coding sequence ATGGAAGCGACGATTCAGGTCCGCCAACGCGGAACCATGACTTTACCGGTCGAGTTGCGGGCCAAATACAGCATCCAGCCAGGCGACAGCTTTCGTCTGCTCGATCTCGATGGCATCCTTGTGCTCACGCCCATGTCCCCCATGGTTCCCGAATTGGCGCGCGAGATCGAACGCGCCCGGCTTGAAGCCGGCCTGAGCGTAGAGGAACTGCTGGTTGGTCTACGCGAACAACGGGAGCGGTACTATGTTGAGGCCTGA
- a CDS encoding FAD-binding oxidoreductase, producing the protein MSGSADYLIIGGGLYGCATAYNLARRGAKNIVVLERKQVCAGGTAKSCAIIRTHYSVATNLMHAVASLRIFADFDQRVGGQVGFHRTGYLIVGPEEHRGPMLEVFHTQNEHGIDTAVLTPAEAQKIHPLLSFHDVDVIGYDTQTGFADPYLTTMAYAQRARDLGVTIVTDAPVTGLQLGGGVKTVSTPGGDFQAPVVLLAAGPWTNAIAQPAGLRFDYVISRHKVITLRIGRPYEMTWPIIKDLTTPDKIYFRPETGGVVLVGTGDHGDPIDDADILTDNVGMDHVARIDRLISNRMPAFAEAEFTAGWTGPYDITPDWNPLVGAVPGAEGAFVAVGFSGHGFKLAPTISDSLAQTMLGQAPDLPIADYAVDRFARGRTLHGAYGIGSIS; encoded by the coding sequence ATGTCCGGCTCAGCAGATTACCTCATCATCGGCGGCGGTCTCTACGGCTGCGCCACCGCCTACAACCTGGCCCGTCGCGGGGCCAAGAACATCGTCGTGCTGGAGCGCAAGCAGGTCTGCGCCGGCGGCACGGCCAAATCCTGCGCCATCATCCGCACTCACTACTCGGTCGCCACCAACCTGATGCACGCGGTCGCAAGCCTGCGGATTTTTGCCGACTTCGACCAGCGCGTGGGCGGCCAGGTGGGCTTCCACCGCACCGGCTATCTCATCGTCGGGCCGGAGGAGCACCGGGGGCCGATGCTGGAGGTCTTCCACACCCAGAACGAACACGGCATCGACACCGCCGTGCTCACTCCGGCCGAGGCGCAGAAGATCCACCCCCTGCTCAGCTTCCACGATGTCGATGTCATCGGCTACGACACCCAGACCGGTTTCGCCGACCCCTACCTGACCACGATGGCCTATGCCCAGCGCGCCCGCGACCTGGGCGTGACCATCGTCACCGATGCGCCCGTCACCGGCTTGCAGCTGGGAGGCGGCGTCAAGACCGTCTCCACGCCGGGCGGGGATTTCCAGGCGCCGGTGGTGCTGCTGGCGGCGGGGCCGTGGACGAACGCCATCGCCCAGCCGGCCGGCCTCCGCTTCGACTACGTCATCAGCCGCCACAAGGTCATCACCCTGCGCATCGGCCGCCCGTATGAGATGACCTGGCCGATCATCAAGGACCTGACCACGCCCGACAAGATTTACTTCCGGCCCGAAACCGGCGGCGTGGTGCTGGTGGGCACCGGCGACCACGGCGACCCCATCGACGACGCCGACATCCTGACCGACAACGTGGGCATGGATCACGTGGCCCGCATCGACCGGCTGATCTCGAACCGCATGCCCGCCTTCGCCGAGGCCGAGTTCACGGCCGGATGGACAGGGCCGTATGACATCACGCCCGACTGGAATCCGCTGGTGGGGGCAGTGCCGGGCGCGGAGGGGGCCTTCGTGGCGGTGGGGTTCAGCGGCCACGGCTTCAAGCTGGCCCCCACCATCAGCGACTCGCTGGCCCAGACCATGCTCGGCCAGGCGCCCGACCTGCCCATCGCCGATTATGCCGTCGACCGCTTCGCCCGCGGGCGCACGCTGCACGGGGCGTATGGGATTGGGTCGATTTCGTAG